The nucleotide window ATCGCGGCCTCGGCCTGGAACCGATGCTCATGGAAAAGGCCGCATCTATTCTTGCGCGCAGAGGCGTGCAGCTCGTCGAACACCGTGACCGCCGTGACGGGGAGTAGCCTCGTTGCCCGTCTGCGCCGGGTGGTGCCTCTCGTCGTGCGGCAGCGGATCGAGAATAGCCGGCTCGTCGTGCGGCATCGCTCCCGCTTCGCCAACGTATTCCACTGCACCGTGTATCGAACCGGGAGTCAGTGGATGCGGCGCCTTCTGTCTGACTGGCGCGTGTACCGGTATTCGGGTCTCGTCTACGAGATGCGCTTCGAGCGCATCCTTGGCAGCGCTGAGCATCCGGATCGCACCGTCGCTCCCCGTTTCCCGTTCTCGGAGCCGTTCGCGCCGGGACTTATCGTCGGTTTGTACGCAAGTCACGAGGGTTACGCGCGTATTCCGAAAGCAGGCGACAACCGGACGTTCTTCGTCCTGCGCGATCCTCGCGACATCGTGGTCTCGCACTATTTCGCTTCGTTGCGTGACGATCGGGGGTCGGGTGCGCGTCGCGCTTCTCGGGTGCCGCGGGAGCCGGAAGCGGGCATGGCCTGGATGATGGAGTGGCTCGATGCGATCGGGTTGTTCACGGCGATGCGGTCGTGGGTTGAGCGCGGCGCCGGCGATCCCGGGACGCTCGTGCTCAGGTTCGAGGATCTGGTCGGTCCTCGGCAAGTCGAGGTTTTCGAGGCGTTGTTGGCACACTGCGACATCGCCATGCCGAGCGGGGTCGTGCGCGAACTGCTGGACGACTACACCTTTGCGGTGATATCGGGGGGCAGGCGTTCCGGCGAAGAGGACAGGTGGTCCCATTATCGCAAGGGGGTTGCCGGGGATTGGCGGAACCACCTGACGGCGGGGCACCTGGGAAAGTTCAGGTCGCTGACCGGGGACCTGGTCACGCTCGCGGGGTACGAAGGGTGAGTGAAGGCGCGAAGACGAGGAGGGATGAGTATGAGTGAACGCAAGCGGTGGCAGCGGCCTCAACTGGTCGTGCTGGTGCGCAGCCAACCGGAGGAAGTGGTGCTGACGGCGTGTAAGACCGGTACCAACGACCTCCCTGGCGGTCCGCTGGACGCGGACGTCCGTTGCGTGGATTTCCATCCGTTGTCGGGCTGCTTCGCTTGCAGCGGCGCAACGGCGTCCTAGCGGCGAGGTTGTCAGAGTCCGTGATCCGCGTCCGGGGTCCGTCGCCCGCGAGCGCCTGCTCCGGGCGCTGGACCAGGGACCACCCCGCCACGGGCGCGAGGGTCTGCCGTGCCGAGGTTGCGGTGGGTCGCTGTGGCGATGACAAGAGCCTACGTCTCGGCGCGTGAAATCCAGGACCTGCCGCTATGGGCCGCGCGTCGCGCCCGTCGCGCTCTGTTCTCGTTCGATTTGGAGATAACGGCTCGCTGCAACCTCGACTGTCGCCACTGCTACATCAACTTGTCCGCCGGCGACGCGCAGGCGCGGGCCCGCGAACTGAGCGCCGGCGAGATCGACGACATCGCCGCGCAGGCGGCCGAGCTCGGGGCTATGTGGTGTCTGATCACGGGCGGCGAGCCGCTGCTACGGCCCGATTTCCCGGACATCTACCTGGCACTGAAGCGCCGTGGCCTGTTGGTGTCGGTGTTTACCACGGCGACACTCGTCGACCGGGGCCACGTCGAACTGTTCCGCCATTACCCGCCGCGCGACCTCGAGGTGACCGTCTACGGGACGACACGCGAGACCTACGAGCGCGTGACGCGCCGCCCGGGTTCGTTCGATCGCTTCAGGCGCGGGTTGGACATGCTTCTTGCCGCCGGTGTGCCGGTCCGGCTCAAGGCGATGGCCCTGCGGTCCAACGTTGACGAGATGGGCGAGATCGCCCGGTTCTGCCGTGAGCGCACCAGGGACTTCTTCCGCTTCGACCCTCAGCTTCACTTGCGCTTCGACGGCAATCCGGCGCGCAACGCGGAGATCCGCGCCGAGCGCCTCTCTCCGCAGGAGGTCGTGGCACTGGAACGTTCGGATGCCGAACGGCTGGAGTCGATGGAGCGCGATTGCGCGCTCTTGATCGACCGCGACCGCGGCCACGACGTCTGCAACCATCTCTTCCACTGCGGCACCGGCAGGAACAGCTTCAACGTGGGCTACGACGGTACGTTCCGGTTATGCTCCTCGCTGTGGGCGCCGGGTACCACCTACGACCTGCGCCGGGGGAGCTTGCGCGACGCGTGGGAGAGCCTCGTGCCGAGAGTACGGGCGATGTGTTCCGCCGACCCGCGGTTCCTGGAGACTTGCCGGGCCTGCGAGCTGGTCAATCTCTGCCTGTGGTGCCCTGCCCACGCCCACCTGGAGACCGGGCGGCTGGACGGCGAGGCGCCGTTCTTTTGTGCCGTTGCGCGCGAACGGGCGCAGATGCTGGGATAGCTCCGCCGCTGTACCGCCGTTGCCGCGGACCGGGCCATCACGATGATCGATACCTGGCTTACCTACCTGCGGCAGGGTCTCGGGCGAGTCCCGACCGTGGACCCGCTGGCGCGGCGGGCCGGTAGGGCCGGGGCGGTGGCCAATCTGCGCAACCTGCGTCCGTTCGCCGTGCGTTACTGGAAACACGCGGCGGTGGGATCGGTCGCTGTTTTAGTGGCCTCGCTGCTGGGCCTGGTGCCGCCCCTGGTTACTCGGTACGTGGTCGACGACGTCATCCTGGATCGTCGGCTTGGCCTGCTGGCGGGGGCGGCGGCCGTACTGATCGGCGCGAAGCTGCTGGAGAAGCTGGCTGCGGCGGTCGACCAGTTCAGTTTTGCCCGCTTCGAGCAGGCGGTTCTGGTGGACATTCAGCGCGCCTTGCTGGATCGCGTGCTGCGCTTTCCCAAGTCGTTCTTCGACGACGAGCATACGGGCTATCTGATGTCGCGGCTGTCGGCCGACGTGCAGGGGTTGCGGTGGTTTTTTTCGCGCACTCTGGTCGGCCTTCTGAGCCAGTTCCTGCGCCTCGTGGGCAGCGCGGCCTTTCTCTTCTACCTCGATTGGCGGCTGGCGATCGCCGCCCTGGTGCCGCTGCCGGCGATGGCGGTCGGGGTGAGGTACTTCTCGCGCAAGACGCGCGTGCTGAGTCGCCAGAGCATGGAACAGCAGGGGAACGTCTGGCGGCGGGTGCAGGAGTCGCTTTCGGCGGCGACACTGATCAAAGCGCTCGCTTCGGAGGCGCGAACGGTGAAGAGCATGACGTCCGAGTGGCGTGCCGCGGCCCGGCTCGCGCTCGAGCAGAGTGCGGTCGGTTCGCTTGCCGGTGTCGCCGTCAACTTGCTCCCCGAAATGGCGCGCGTCGGTGTGCTTGTCGCCGGCGCCTACTGGGTAGTGCAAGACCGCTGGAGCCTCGGCTCGTTGCTGGCGTTCATCTCGTACGTCGGCTTCGTGTACGGACCGGTCCAGATCCTCGCCGCGGCCAATCTGCAGTTGCAGGGGGCGTTGGCCGCGCTCGAACGGGTCTCGGCCCTCTTCGACATCGTGCCCGAGGA belongs to Candidatus Binatia bacterium and includes:
- a CDS encoding radical SAM protein, giving the protein MTRAYVSAREIQDLPLWAARRARRALFSFDLEITARCNLDCRHCYINLSAGDAQARARELSAGEIDDIAAQAAELGAMWCLITGGEPLLRPDFPDIYLALKRRGLLVSVFTTATLVDRGHVELFRHYPPRDLEVTVYGTTRETYERVTRRPGSFDRFRRGLDMLLAAGVPVRLKAMALRSNVDEMGEIARFCRERTRDFFRFDPQLHLRFDGNPARNAEIRAERLSPQEVVALERSDAERLESMERDCALLIDRDRGHDVCNHLFHCGTGRNSFNVGYDGTFRLCSSLWAPGTTYDLRRGSLRDAWESLVPRVRAMCSADPRFLETCRACELVNLCLWCPAHAHLETGRLDGEAPFFCAVARERAQMLG
- a CDS encoding ABC transporter ATP-binding protein/permease; this encodes MIDTWLTYLRQGLGRVPTVDPLARRAGRAGAVANLRNLRPFAVRYWKHAAVGSVAVLVASLLGLVPPLVTRYVVDDVILDRRLGLLAGAAAVLIGAKLLEKLAAAVDQFSFARFEQAVLVDIQRALLDRVLRFPKSFFDDEHTGYLMSRLSADVQGLRWFFSRTLVGLLSQFLRLVGSAAFLFYLDWRLAIAALVPLPAMAVGVRYFSRKTRVLSRQSMEQQGNVWRRVQESLSAATLIKALASEARTVKSMTSEWRAAARLALEQSAVGSLAGVAVNLLPEMARVGVLVAGAYWVVQDRWSLGSLLAFISYVGFVYGPVQILAAANLQLQGALAALERVSALFDIVPEENPETGLAVDRLRGEVVFDRVSFSYDRREPVLEDVSFRVGPGEHVGIVGPSGAGKTTLASLILRFYRPTRGEVWFDGRPASDYRLDALRRRIGYVQQSPLLLSGTVMDNLRYGHPDAAAEEVLRAARVAGIHEFIAGLPRGYDSTVGERGINFSEGQRQRLALARALIGDPDILVLDEPTSALDARTEHSIFAALPSLVREKTVFVVTHRLATVRRADWVLVLNDGRLEACGAHAELIESSAVYSALIYEFRV
- a CDS encoding sulfotransferase domain-containing protein — its product is MTGSSLVARLRRVVPLVVRQRIENSRLVVRHRSRFANVFHCTVYRTGSQWMRRLLSDWRVYRYSGLVYEMRFERILGSAEHPDRTVAPRFPFSEPFAPGLIVGLYASHEGYARIPKAGDNRTFFVLRDPRDIVVSHYFASLRDDRGSGARRASRVPREPEAGMAWMMEWLDAIGLFTAMRSWVERGAGDPGTLVLRFEDLVGPRQVEVFEALLAHCDIAMPSGVVRELLDDYTFAVISGGRRSGEEDRWSHYRKGVAGDWRNHLTAGHLGKFRSLTGDLVTLAGYEG